One window of the Dendropsophus ebraccatus isolate aDenEbr1 chromosome 12, aDenEbr1.pat, whole genome shotgun sequence genome contains the following:
- the PIK3CD gene encoding phosphatidylinositol 4,5-bisphosphate 3-kinase catalytic subunit delta isoform, which translates to MPPGVYCPVDFWAKEEKQSIVVDFLLPSGIYLNFPVPCSASLGNIKKLLWQRAQQEPLFHTLGSPTSYVFTCINQTAEQQELEDEQRRLCDIQPFLPVLRLVAREGDRAEKLLNSQISLLIGKGLHEFDSLNDPEVNDFRSRMRQQCEEIALRRQHMNWDSWMEANFPLQLEHSSKVFSKTSQSNKTLMINVKFESSEESFTLQVSPRDFPYAIIRMALKKKYNVSGQQCPGRPEDYILQVNGVLDYIYGKYPLCQFRHINHCLQSSCTAHLTLVSISSTLPDQQGDPIISSKVRHKPPPLPTKKPHQCSLWKLERPFCLKLLSGYNVNADDGLKLLVQCGLYHGNELLCKTVASNEVNASSDPQWFQSLEFDIHVCDLPRMTRLSLALYAVDKSKKAKTSKKKSKKTDYPIAWVNTMLFDYKDMLKSGEYSLCMWSSFPDEKGDLLNPMGTVQCNPNTESAATLRISFVNMSDYPVYYPSIEKILELGRLGEMCNATSDERHQLQEIVERKGQAELYEHEKELVWKLRHEIKERHPEALPKLLLTTKWNKHEDVAQMVYLLQTWPELPVLTALELLDFNFPDRHVGSFTMSCLKKLTNEELCQYLLQLVQVLKYESYLDCELTTFLLERALIHRKIGHFLFWHLRSEMHVPAVALRFGLILEAYCRGSTYHMKVLMKQGEALSKLKGLNDFVRSSVQKTNKAQAKEAMHMCMRQDTYLEPLSHLYSPLDPNLILTDVCVELCTFMESKMKPLWIVYNNDMLGGSRVGIIFKNGDDLRQDMLTLQMIKLMDVLWKKEGLDLRVTPYGCLSTGDKTGLIEVVMHSDTIANIQRNKSNMAATAAFNKDALLNWLKSKNPGEALEKAIEEFTLSCAGYCVATYVLGIGDRHSDNIMIRETGQLFHIDFGHFLGNFKTKFGFNRERVPFILTYDFVHVIQQGKTNNSEKFERFRDYCEKAYTILRCHGALFLNLFALMKAAGLPELTCSKDIQYLKDSLALGKSDEDALKQFRVKFNEALRESWKTKVNWFAHTVSKDNRQ; encoded by the exons ATGCCGCCCGGAGTTTACTGCCCAGTGGACTTCTGGGCCAAAGAGGAGAAGCAGAGCATCGTGGTGGATTTCCTGCTACCATCTGGCATTTACCTCAACTTTCCTGTGCCATGCAGTGCCAGCCTAGGGAATATCAAGAAG TTATTATGGCAGCGGGCGCAGCAGGAGCCGCTCTTTCACACCCTCGGATCCCCCACGTCTTACGTCTTCACCTGCATCAATCAGACGGCCGAGCAGCAGGAGCTGGAGGACGAGCAGCGGCGTCTGTGCGATATCCAGCCCTTCCTGCCGGTCCTGAGGCTCGTAGCCAGGGAGGGAGACCGCGCCGAGAAGCTACTGAACTCTCAGATCAGCCTGCTGATCGGCAAAG GTCTTCATGAATTCGACTCGCTAAATGACCCAGAAGTCAATGATTTCCGCAGCAGAATGCGCCAGCAATGCGAGGAGATCGCCCTGCGGCGGCAGCACATGAACTGGGACAGCTGGATGGAGGCCAACTTTCCTCTGCAGCTCGAGCATTCCTCCAAAGTGTTCTCCAAGACTTCTCAGAGCAACAAGACCCTCATGATCAACGTCAAGTTCGAGAGCAGTGAG gagagcttcacactacaggtgTCTCCTCGTGACTTCCCGTACGCCATCATCCGCATGGCTCTAAAGAAGAAGTACAACGTGTCTGGTCAACAGTGCCCAGGACGCCCTGAAGATTACATCCTGCAGGTCAATGGTGTCCTGGACTACATCTATGGAAAGTACCCGCTGTGCCAGTTCAGA CACATCAACCACTGTCTCCAGTCCAGCTGCACCGCTCACCTCACCCTCGTCTCTATCTCCTCCACGCTACCGGACCAGCAGGGAGACCCAATCATCAGCTCCAAAGTACGACACAAACCACCGCCGCTACCGACCAAGAag CCACATCAGTGTTCACTATGGAAACTGGAGAGACCGTTCTGTCTTAAACTCCTGTCTGGATATAATGTCAATGCAGACGACGGGTTAAAG CTGCTGGTCCAGTGCGGCCTGTATCACGGCAATGAGCTCTTGTGTAAGACTGTGGCCAGTAATGAAGTCAACGCTTCCTCGGATCCGCAATGGTTTCAGTCTCTGGAGTTTGACATTCACGTGTGTGACCTCCCTCGGATGACCCGGCTCAGCCTCGCTCTCTATGCTGTCGACAAGTCCAAAAAAGCCAAAACCTCTAAAAAGAAGTCAAAGAAAAcg GATTACCCCATCGCCTGGGTGAACACCATGCTGTTTGACTACAAGGACATGCTGAAAAGCGGAGAGTATTCGCTGTGTATGTGGTCCTCGTTTCcag ATGAGAAGGGAGACCTGCTGAATCCAATGGGAACCGTCCAGTGTAACCCGAACACAGAAAGTGCCGCCACCCTGAGGATCAGCTTTGTCAACATGTCCGATTACCCCGTGTACTACCCCTCTATAGAGAAA ATACTTGAGCTGGGCCGACTGGGAGAGATGTGTAACGCCACCTCTGATGAG AGGCATCAGCTCCAGGAGATAGTGGAACGGAAAGGCCAAGCCGAGCTGTACGAGCACGAGAAGGAACTGGTGTGGAAACTGCGGCACGAAATCAAGGAGCGCCACCCGGAGGCCCTGCCCAAACTGCTGCTCACCACCAAGTGGAACAAGCACGAGGATGTGGCACAG ATGGTGTACCTGCTGCAGACCTGGCCCGAGCTGCCCGTCCTCACCGCCCTGGAATTATTAGATTTCAACTTCCCTGATAGACACGTGGGATCATTCACTATGAGCTGCCTGAAAAAACTAAC GAACGAGGAGCTGTGTCAGTATCTCCTTCAGCTGGTGCAGGTGCTTAAGTACGAGTCTTACCTGGACTGTGAGCTGACCACGTTCCTCCTGGAGAGGGCGCTGATCCATCGCAAGATCGGCCACTTCTTATTCTGGCACCTTAG ATCTGAGATGCACGTCCCAGCAGTGGCCTTACGGTTTGGCCTTATCCTTGAAgcttactgcaggggcagcaccTACCACATGAAGGTCCTGATGAAACAG GGAGAAGCTTTGTCCAAACTAAAAGGTCTTAATGACTTTGTAAGGTCCAGTGTCCAAAAGACCAACAAGGCCCAGGCCAAAGAAGCCATGCACATGTGTATGAGGCAGGACACCTATCTGGAGCCGCTGTCTCACCTCTACTCCCCCCTGGACCCCAACCTCATCCTCACAGACGTATG TGTGGAGCTCTGCACTTTCATGGAGTCCAAGATGAAGCCCCTTTGGATTGTGTACAACAACGACATGCTGGGCGGGAGCCGGGTCGGTATTATCTTCAAGAACGGAGATG ATCTGCGGCAGGACATGCTGACCCTACAGATGATCAAACTGATGGATGTTCTATGGAAGAAGGAAGGACTGGACCTCAG GGTCACCCCTTATGGCTGCCTGTCTACAGGAGATAAGACGGGTCTTATTGAAGTTGTCATGCACTCTGACACCATTGCCAACATCCAACGTAACAAAAGTAACATGGCAGCAACTGCGGCTTTCAATAAGGACGCCCTGCTCAACTGGTTAAAGAGCAAGAATCCTGG GGAAGCCCTGGAGAAAGCGATCGAGGAGTTCACCCTGTCCTGTGCTGGCTACTGTGTAGCAACATATGTCCTGGGCATTGGGGACCGTCACAGCGACAATATCATGATACGTGAAACCGGGCAG CTGTTCCACATCGATTTCGGTCACTTCCTCGGTAACTTTAAAACCAAGTTTGGCTTTAACCGGGAACGTGTTCCTTTTATTCTGACGTACGATTTTGTGCACGTTATCCAGCAGGGGAAAACCAACAACAGTGAGAAGTTTGAGAG GTTCCGCGATTACTGTGAAAAAGCTTACACCATCCTCCGATGCCATGGTGCTCTCTTCCTTAACTTGTTTGCACTCATGAAAGCGGCGGGCTTGCCTGAACTTACCTGCTCGAAAGACATCCAGTATCTCAAG GACTCCTTAGCACTTGGGAAGAGCGATGAGGATGCACTGAAGCAGTTCCGGGTAAAGTTTAATGAGGCGCTGCGGGAAAGCTGGAAGACCAAAGTGAATTGGTTCGCTCACACAGTGTCCAAAGACAATAGACAGTGA